In one window of Plasmodium cynomolgi strain B DNA, chromosome 13, whole genome shotgun sequence DNA:
- a CDS encoding hypothetical protein (putative) — protein MDPSEMLKKASPLRINNVEFVGDKGIEELISNISVNYEECTKYDAYMAQDEEEEEEEVEEVEEDVGKTGDAGMGGIFQNVKAGSRTNMTSVEKLGKNETANSNSRSNGKAHKGSNNDVINSLRDFIFKKKMINDGQSGKEANFGKPGRNVFTNLNVRKKRIMESSEESDENSHSVKKIIDYVKKKKKQRKG, from the exons ATGGACCCTTCCGAAATGCTTAAGAAAGCCTCTCCGCTGCGGATAAATAATGTTGAGTTTGTGGGTGACAAGGGAATTGAAGAACTCATTAGTAATATAAGTGTTAATTATGAGGAGTGTACAAAGTATGATGCGTATATGGCacaggatgaggaggaggaggaggaggaggtggaGGAGGTGGAGGAAGATGTTGGGAAGACGGGAGATGCTGGGATGGGgggaattttccaaaatgtaaAAGCGGGCAGCAGGACAAATATGACAAGTGTAGAAAAgttgggaaaaaacgaaactgCTAATTCGAACAGTCGCTCGAATGGGAAGGCTCATAAAGGGTCCAATAACGATGTGATAAACAGCCTTagagattttatttttaaaaaaaaaatgattaacgATGGGCAAAGTGGGAAGGAGGCGAACTTTGGGAAGCCTGGCCGCAATGTTTTCACCAATTTGAAC gTTAGGAAGAAACGAATAATGGAGAGCAGCGAGGAGTCAGACGAGAATTCCCACtctgtgaaaaaaattattgactacgttaagaagaagaaaaagcagcGGAAGGGATGA